A genome region from Populus alba chromosome 5, ASM523922v2, whole genome shotgun sequence includes the following:
- the LOC118036689 gene encoding uncharacterized protein, producing MNENPNRAEAERLLGIAEKLLQSRDLSGTKDFAVLAQETEPLLEGSDQILAVADVLLSAEKRINNHHDWYSILQISQRTHDSELIKKQYRRLALLLHPDKNRYPFADHAFKLVADAWAVLSDTCKKTLYDNELSLFSKIDLSTSGKLPVRRSQRPVGHKKAENLKTNVNNVSNQQEGQGQRAKLSSFWTACPYCYILYEYPRAYENCCLRCQNCQRGFHAVLIPSLPPLVPGQESYYCCWGFFPLGFTLGIAGSGEKNGGGGAGFPNWMPPMFGTEQLQGGDKNCINVAANVGGKSGSGGGHGGAGMRSNAASATPVRVDGESKDGMVEASGRSAKGMSGSATGMAGNSTGMAGPRKRGRPRKYPVQA from the coding sequence ATGAACGAAAATCCCAACAGAGCCGAAGCCGAGCGCCTTCTCGGAATCGCTGAGAAACTCTTACAATCACGAGATCTCAGCGGCACAAAAGACTTCGCAGTTTTAGCTCAAGAAACCGAACCCCTTTTAGAAGGCTCAGATCAGATCTTAGCCGTTGCCGATGTACTTTTATCAGCCGAAAAACGCATCAACAATCACCACGACTGGTACTCGATCCTGCAAATCAGCCAAAGAACTCACGATTCCGAACTTATAAAAAAGCAGTATCGTCGCCTCGCATTACTCCTCCATCCAGACAAGAACAGGTACCCATTCGCGGACCATGCCTTCAAGCTTGTCGCTGATGCTTGGGCTGTTTTGTCTGATACTTGTAAAAAAACGTTGTACGATAATGAATTGAGTTTGTTTTCGAAGATTGATTTGTCTACTTCAGGGAAATTACCGGTCAGGAGAAGCCAGAGACCGGTTGGCCATAAAAAGGctgaaaatttgaaaactaaTGTCAATAACGTGAGTAATCAACAAGAAGGGCAGGGACAGAGAGCTAAATTATCCTCGTTCTGGACCGCATGTCCGTATTGTTATATTTTGTATGAGTATCCTAGGGCCTACGAGAATTGTTGTTTGCGGTGTCAAAACTGCCAGAGAGGGTTTCATGCGGTTTTAATACCGTCACTGCCGCCTCTAGTTCCCGGGCAGGAGTCTTATTATTGTTGCTGGGGGTTCTTTCCTTTGGGGTTTACACTTGGTATTGCAGGGAGTGGGGAGAAAAATGGCGGGGGAGGTGCGGGGTTTCCCAATTGGATGCCGCCAATGTTTGGAACAGAGCAGCTGCAAGGAGGTGATAAGAATTGTATCAACGTGGCGGCAAATGTGGGCGGTAAGAGTGGTAGCGGTGGTGGCCATGGTGGCGCTGGTATGAGGAGTAATGCTGCATCTGCCACGCCAGTGAGGGTTGATGGGGAGAGTAAGGATGGAATGGTGGAGGCTTCTGGTAGGAGTGCAAAGGGAATGTCTGGGAGTGCAACGGGCATGGCTGGGAATTCAACGGGGATGGCAGGGCCCAGGAAGAGAGGAAGGCCTAGGAAATATCCTGTGCAGGCTTAG